In Porites lutea chromosome 7, jaPorLute2.1, whole genome shotgun sequence, a single window of DNA contains:
- the LOC140943484 gene encoding uncharacterized protein — MALQPYRDVDLNFFKFASLVLNEFPNALRQTFKTMWDNTYGHRHRWDDSPAVRNLFFNTEGGRTKVPVLRSYHEWDCTALFQATIYSRAFAVHHGTLNDVYVKPRGISHGHFHPSVVSTTGNNAETWALAIDQLRLLRNSVCHSTSSEMPKVTFNQYVKHAKDAFQALGVSTAPIDAVGGLLESDFPTSKVRRLEQAINEENKSYIKFLEGVNSDIAELKNKVESDIASKEDVAMLARKIDELKPMQDVSDNKEEISMSARKEDIKVFGEEHQSTADCYYSLGIAQHDLGDFKAALQSKQRALDIRIKVFGEEHHSTADCYYSLGITQHKMGDFKAALQSTQRGLDIRIKVFGEEHQITADSYYSLGKAQSELGDFKAALQSFQRALDISIKVFGEERQSTADCYYKLGITQHKMGDFKSALQSKQRVLDIDIKVSGEEHKNTAACYYSLGKTQHKMGDFKAALQSHQRALDISIKVFGEENQSTADCYYSLGITQHDLGDFKAALQSHQRALNISIKVFGEEHHSTADCYYSLGITQHKMGDFKAALQSKQRALDIRIKVFGEKHQSTADCYYFLGITQHKMGDFKAALQSHQRALDIRIKVFGEERQITADSYYSLGKAQSELGDFKAALQSFQRALDIRIKVFGEKHQSTADCYYFLGITQHEMGDFKAALQSHQRALDISIKVFGEERQSTADCYYSLGKAQSELGDFKAALQSFQRALDISIKVFGEERQSTADCYYKLGITQHKMGDFKAALQSHQRALDISIKVFGEEHQSTADCYYSLGKAQSELGDFKAALQSFQRALDISIKVFGEERQSTADCYYKLGITQHKMGDFKSALQSKQRVLDIDIEMFGEEHQSTAACYYSLGKTQHKMGDFKAALQSTQRALDIRIKVFGEKHQSTADCYYFVGITQHKMGDFKAALQSHQRALDIRIKLFGKEHESTTASNREVSKTQRVLDGLKGGLK, encoded by the exons ATGGCCCTGCAGCCTTACCGGGACGTggatttaaattttttcaaattcgcGTCTCTTGTGTTGAATGAATTTCCAAACGCGCTGAGACAGACATTTAAAACCATGTGGGACAACACCTATGGACATCGCCATCGCTGGGATGATTCCCCTGCCGTgagaaatttgtttttcaatacAGAAGGTGGCAGAACCAAAGTTCCTGTCCTTCGATCGTATCACGAATGGGATTGCACTGCTTTGTTCCAGGCCACTATCTATTCGCGAGCGTTTGCCGTACATCACGGAACGCTAAATGACGTGTATGTTAAGCCCCGTGGAATATCACATGGTCATTTTCATCCGTCCGTAGTAAGCACGACCGGAAACAATGCGGAAACCTGGGCACTAGCAATTGATCAGTTGCGCCTTCTGAGGAATTCCGTTTGCCACTCAACAAGTTCTGAGATGCCAAAAGTGACCTTTAACCAGTACGTGAAACACGCCAAAGACGCGTTCCAAGCGCTGGGTGTCTCGACGGCTCCAATTGATGCTGTTGGTGGTTTATTAGAGTCAGACTTTCCCACAAGTAAAGTCCGCAGACTTGAGCAGGCTATCAATGAAGAGAATAAATCGTACATAAAATTTCTTGAGGGTGTGAATTCAGACATTGCAGAGTTGAAGAACAAAGTGGAAAGCGACATTGCTAGCAAAGAAGACGTCGCCATGTTGGCACGAAAAATAGATGAACTCAAACCTATGCAAGACGTCAGTGATAACAAAGAAGAGATTAGTATGTCGGCGAGGAAAGAAG ATATTAaagtgtttggagaagaacaccaaagtacgGCTGACTGTTACTACTCCCTGGGGATAGCACAGCATGATctaggtgatttcaaagcagctctgcagtcaaaacagcgtgcgctggacatacgtattaaagtgtttggagaagaacaccatAGTACGGCTGACTGTTACTACTCCCTGGGGATAACACAGCATAAGATgggtgatttcaaagcagctctGCAGTCAACACAGCGTGGGCTGGACATACGTATTAaagtgtttggagaagaacaccaaatTACGGCTGACAGTTACTACTCCCTAGGGAAAGCACAGAGTGAACTAGGTGATTTCAAAGCCGCTCTTCAATCTTTCCAGCGTGCGCTGGACATAAGTATTAaagtgtttggagaagaacGCCAAAGTACGGCTGACTGTTACTACAAACTGGGGATAACACAGCATAAGATGGGTGATTTCAAATCAGCTCTGCAGTCAAAACAGCGTGTGCTGGACATAGATATTAAAGTGTCTGGAGAAGAACACAAAAATACGGCTGCCTGTTACTACTCCCTGGGGAAAACACAGCATAAGATgggtgatttcaaagcagctcttcaatctCATCAGCGTGCGCTGGACATAAGTATTAAAGTGTTTGGAGAAGAAAACCAAAGTACGGCTGACTGTTACTACTCCCTGGGGATAACACAACATGATctaggtgatttcaaagcagctcttcaatctCATCAGCGTGCGCTGAACATAAGTATTAaagtgtttggagaagaacaccatAGTACGGCTGACTGTTACTACTCCCTGGGGATAACACAGCATAAGATgggtgatttcaaagcagctctGCAGTCAAAACAGCGTGCGCTGGACATACGTATTAAAGTGTTTGGAGAAAAACACCAAAGTACGGCTGACTGTTACTACTTCCTGGGGATAACACAGCATAAGATgggtgatttcaaagcagctcttcaatctCATCAGCGCGCGCTGGACATACGTATTAaagtgtttggagaagaacGCCAAATTACGGCTGACAGTTACTACTCCCTAGGGAAAGCACAGAGTGAACTAGGTGATTTCAAAGCCGCTCTTCAATCTTTCCAGCGTGCGCTGGACATACGTATTAAAGTGTTTGGAGAAAAACACCAAAGTACGGCTGACTGCTACTACTTCCTGGGGATAACACAGCATGAGATgggtgatttcaaagcagctcttcaatctCATCAGCGTGCGCTGGACATAAGTATTAaagtgtttggagaagaacGCCAAAGTACGGCTGACTGTTACTACTCCCTAGGGAAAGCACAGAGTGAACTAGGTGATTTCAAAGCCGCTCTTCAATCTTTCCAGCGTGCGCTGGACATAAGTATTAaagtgtttggagaagaacGCCAAAGTACGGCTGACTGCTACTACAAACTGGGGATAACACAGCATAAGATgggtgatttcaaagcagctcttcaatctCATCAGCGTGCGCTGGACATAAGTATTAaagtgtttggagaagaacaccaaagtacgGCTGACTGTTACTACTCCCTAGGGAAAGCACAGAGTGAACTAGGTGATTTCAAAGCCGCTCTTCAATCTTTCCAGCGTGCGCTGGACATAAGTATTAaagtgtttggagaagaacGCCAAAGTACGGCTGACTGTTACTACAAACTGGGGATAACACAGCATAAGATGGGTGATTTCAAATCAGCTCTGCAGTCAAAACAGCGTGTGCTGGACATAGATATTGaaatgtttggagaagaacaccaaagtacgGCTGCCTGTTACTACTCCCTGGGGAAAACACAGCATAAGATgggtgatttcaaagcagctctGCAGTCAACACAGCGTGCGCTGGACATACGTATTAAAGTGTTTGGAGAAAAACACCAAAGTACGGCTGACTGTTACTACTTCGTGGGAATAACACAGCATAAGATgggtgatttcaaagcagctcttcaatctCATCAGCGTGCGCTGGACATACGCATTAAATTGTTCGGAAAAGAGCATGAAAGCACTACTGCCAGTAACCGAGAAGTTAGTAAAACACAGCGCGTATTGGATGGCTTGAAAGGAGGGCTTAAGTAG